CGCTGCCTAACCTAGTTCCCggttttttcccttttaaatgcATCCTGAGATGTTGCTCATGGAACATGTTCAATCGGGAAGCTTTCAGAATCTTCTGTTTCCTATTTACTGTGGAGCACTCAAAACTAGAATTGGTTGATaataagattaatattttaaaaatgttctttactAAAATAAGAACCATCTTGCTTCTTTGGAAGCAGGAAACATTACCTTAATTGGGAACAGAACAACACACCGTTGAGGAAAAAGTACTTTTAGTTCACCAAAATATCATGGACACGTGTCCCTAGAAGACTTCCATATTAGGAAGTAAGGATTTCTTGTGTCATCCATGGTAATGCTGAGGGGGCTGTGTCTATCAGGAGAAGTGCTGGTCGCTACATAGCAGGGTTTTCAGTTTATATTTACGGACTAACAAATGTGCATGTATATTCACACAATGCCTATTATATGTCAACATAtagtatgtacacatatacacacaacacaGACTCATACCGTATGTCCCAGGAACACAAAATCACCATCCTTTCCAAAATCTACCTATTTGACTCTCACACCTCAAAATGATAGTGAATCATACTGGGAAAACCAAGTGGAcccagaaacaaaaatataccCAGGTGATGTTTCATCTTTCATCCTTTAAAACTAAACAAAGGGGcaaaaaaagtatattatgaaactatgaaaaatttaacaagcatttcttcttaattttcttaGAAGAGGAGGTGAAAATCCTGAGGATGAGATCTAAACTGGCTTTTATGTCCTCTTAGGCTAGCTGTGATACTCAGGCCAATTCCCCTCctcccaattttaaaaacatatggcATTTACAAATCATGGAAGCCAACAAGACTTAAAAGTTTATTCTCTGAGATCTTAGGAAAAGGAAGGTGAAAAGATATGGGTCCAGGCTCTTGCAGAATTCCCTGCTCCCCTGCGGGACTTCCCAGGCCCAGCGTCTCTGGCTCCCCTCCTCATAGGGCCACAGCTGCTGggcccccaggtcctgctctTCACATGTGCATTTCAGGCCAACCAAGTCTTGAATTTGCAGGACCATAGGGCCCCTGTCACTGTTTCATTTCATCCCCTTTTCAGGGAGGGGAATAAACAGGTGTCTTAGCCATCCTGCTGACGGATGAGCAGGGGGCCTTTGGTGCTCCTGGGCTAGTCTCCATCACAAGTTCTCCTTCAGTAGCCCGAGCTTGCGCAGGGCCTCCCGCCGAGCTTCCTCTGTGGAGCCCCGGCCAGAGAACTGCACAGTGATGCCCTGGGGCCTGAACCCCACTGCTCTGGGGAGAGAGCCTGCCCGCTTCCTGGCGTCCTGGCCACAGTCTGGCGGCCGGGGCTCACAGAAGCTCCTGCTGGCATTCTGGCGCGCGAGCTTGCTGGCAAGAGTGGGGTCTGGACGGAAGGTGACAGTCTTTCCAGTAGACACGAAGGGACTGGACTCGCTCCGCAGCACCTCATGGATGCTCTGGAAGCCGTTGGCCAGCACTGGGGGCTGCTCTGTCTGCACACCTCTGGACTGCTGACCACCACTGGCCTGCCCGCCTGCTCGGGGCTCTTCAGCTTCCTTGGCCAGTCCTGGCTTGCTCCAGGAGGGCGTCCCCTGATCTGCAGGGACACTCCTCTTCTCTGTGAGATCACTCTTCGGTGACCGGTCTTCTGTGTCGCCAGAGGTGAGGAAAGAGACGCCATTGATGTTGGCCAGGACCTGGGCTTTGCGCTCCTGCACATTGACGGCTGCTTTGGAGATGGTCTTGTTGAAGTCCTTCCCAGAGCTGTTGGTCACGCTGATGTTGCTGGGGAAGCGGTGAATCTTGGGTGCAGGCTGTGCCGAGTGTCGGTGCCAGGGGAACTGGTCTCCGTTCCGAGAGGCTAAAGAAGTCAGTGTCCGCCACTCTCCAGGCCTGCCCTCCTTCGAAGGGGATGTGGGGGAGAGGGCTTCATTTCCTGCCAACTTCTCGGAGATTTTCTGAGCAATCACAAGCGGAGTAGGGACTGAGCGGGGTAGCTTTGGGTGCTCtgctggaggagaaggggagggcagCTCCCTCCTAGggtaggctggggctggggtgccaggcagggaaggtggcagaggaaGGGCTTCGGGACCTGTGGGCTCTGGTGCTTGGGAATTCTCAGTGTCTTGTTTCCTGCCTTCGAGGACAGCAATGTGCTCCTTCCCAGGTCCAGTCCCTGAAAAGTGAGGGAGAAACCTCATAAGCTTCCACCTAATGTGAACATAAACACAGGCATTCCTGTTGCCCAAATCTGAGTCTCGAAGGGGCTCACCAACTTCCTCAGAGCCTCCTGTGGTGGAACTCCCGTCCTTGGCCCTGGACTGGTGACCACACGCTGAGAATGTACAGGCTACGACAGTGGAAGAACCAGCCAGCCCGGAAAGCAGCCTGAAAAGCCTCTGAGGCCACCACCTTGAGGCAAGGGACAGGAGGCAAATGGCTGCCTTCTCAGGGGACTTCACAAACGGGACACGGAGGTTGGACAGTTGTGTGGCACACCAACCCCCCAATAGGTCTTTCTAGAGGAAGCGCCCCTTTCTTCTGAGGCACAGAAATGCCTCCTGGTGACTCCAGGTGACACCTGGCTAGCCTGCCCCACAGACCACAGCACTTATCTGCATGGCCTGCGGCTACAAAACTGCGagcttctctttttatctttatcttcagAATCTCACACAAGACCCGCCATAGAAGAGGCA
The sequence above is drawn from the Urocitellus parryii isolate mUroPar1 chromosome 9, mUroPar1.hap1, whole genome shotgun sequence genome and encodes:
- the Proser2 gene encoding proline and serine-rich protein 2 translates to MPINHQKSDFSEMDSDMSPSCRLSDLSRGGSLESRSSSSRSRSFTLDDESLKHLTHEEKDVILFFEETLDSLEDDFEEPALCDSGIHCHSPQSLESPSSHSEPEDVIDLVQPRPAAGDMECLPAVPQGAGTGPGKEHIAVLEGRKQDTENSQAPEPTGPEALPLPPSLPGTPAPAYPRRELPSPSPPAEHPKLPRSVPTPLVIAQKISEKLAGNEALSPTSPSKEGRPGEWRTLTSLASRNGDQFPWHRHSAQPAPKIHRFPSNISVTNSSGKDFNKTISKAAVNVQERKAQVLANINGVSFLTSGDTEDRSPKSDLTEKRSVPADQGTPSWSKPGLAKEAEEPRAGGQASGGQQSRGVQTEQPPVLANGFQSIHEVLRSESSPFVSTGKTVTFRPDPTLASKLARQNASRSFCEPRPPDCGQDARKRAGSLPRAVGFRPQGITVQFSGRGSTEEARREALRKLGLLKENL